A genomic region of Bactrocera dorsalis isolate Fly_Bdor chromosome 3, ASM2337382v1, whole genome shotgun sequence contains the following coding sequences:
- the LOC105226713 gene encoding uncharacterized protein LOC105226713 isoform X5 yields MPNLWKFLSIFLVFSNVNANHCTIKIPQDVPQKTPIILTNTGLFRPTSAETRFEENDKITLHCTGSNNKVLALNEAIVTLECINGNFRYMEWTLKDMKCDSVPTSELLPRGAICAADAGVFYEVGFSLGVNWYPIFKICVNQTDQRTIYTSHLINVFERNDRAKKECRPSYFKSDVVGGNLNVLYTKLTQLTRFEALFGANQKFIDAASFLARGHIVPVADFIFCYEQYATFYYANAAPEWQVVNSGNWRSVENAVRDIASKQSYLLVFTGTLGVLELRNSPTDQYTNIYLDENQTIAVPKWFYKVVMHPSLDDDIVFITLNNPFDDEKEEFCNNICSRVCNKHKLDCSTFTDTITGYTFCCELKDFWANAAMGVGTPYYELPVGWSYKN; encoded by the exons ATGCCTAACTTGTGGAagtttttgtcgatttttttggTGTTCAGTAATGTTAACG CCAACCATTGCACAATTAAGATACCGCAAGATGTGCCGCAGAAGACACCTATTATTTTGACGAATACTGGATTATTCAGACCTACTAGCGCAGAAACTAGATTTGAGGAGAATGACAAAATAACACTGCATTGTACAGGAAGCAACAATAAAGTGCTTGCTCTAAATGAAGCGATAGTAACATTGGAGTGTATAAATGGCAATTTTCGCTATATGGAATGGACGTTAAAAGATATGAAATGTGATTCGGTACCGACCTCTGAGCTATTGCCAAGAGGCGCTATTTGCGCTGCAGATGCTGGTGTATTTTATGAAGTGGGATTTAGCTTAGGCGTGAACTGGTAccccattttcaaaatttgcgtcAATCAAACCGACCAGCGCACGATCTACACAAGTCATTTGATTAATGTCTTTGAGCGAAATG ATCGAGCTAAGAAAGAATGCCGGCCATCTTATTTTAAAAGTGATGTTGTGGGAGGTAATCTGAATGTTTTATATACAAAGTTAACTCAACTAACACGCTTCGAAGCGCTTTTTGGTGCCAACCAAAAGTTCATCGATGCGGCCAGTTTCCTTGCACGCGGTCACATCGTACCAGTTGCggatttcattttttgttacgAACAGTATGCCACTTTCTATTATGCGAACGCTGCGCCCGAGTGGCAAGTCGTGAATTCCGGTAATTGGCGAAGTGTGGAGAACGCTGTGCGCGATATCGCCTCGAAGCAATCCTATTTGTTGGTATTCACCGGTACTTTAGGCGTATTAGAGTTACGAAATTCACCGACTGATCAGTATACTAACATATATTTGGACGAAAATCAAACTATTGCTGTGCCAAAATGGTTCTATAAGGTGGTGATGCATCCTAGTCTCGACGACGATATCGTCTTTATCACGCTGAATAATCCGTTTGACGATGAAAAAGAAGAGTTTTGCAACAATATTTGTAGCCGAGTTTGTAATAAGCATAAGTTGGACTGTTCCACATTTACGGATACTATCACAGGTTATACGTTTTGTTGTGAGTTAAAGGACTTTTGGGCCAATGCTGCTATGGGTGTTGGAACTCCATATTACGAACTACCAGTTGGCTGGAGTTATAAGAACTAA
- the LOC105226713 gene encoding uncharacterized protein LOC105226713 isoform X6: MPNLWTFLSIFLVFSSVYANHCTIKIPQDVPQKTPIILTNTGLFRPTSAETRFEENDKITLHCTGSNNKVLALNEAIVTLECINGNFRYMEWTLKDMKCDSVPTSELLPRGAICAADAGVFYEVGFSLGVNWYPIFKICVNQTDQRTIYTSHLINVFERNDRAKKECRPSYFKSDVVGGNLNVLYTKLTQLTRFEALFGANQKFIDAASFLARGHIVPVADFIFCYEQYATFYYANAAPEWQVVNSGNWRSVENAVRDIASKQSYLLVFTGTLGVLELRNSPTDQYTNIYLDENQTIAVPKWFYKVVMHPSLDDDIVFITLNNPFDDEKEEFCNNICSRVCNKHKLDCSTFTDTITGYTFCCELKDFWANAAMGVGTPYYELPVGWSYKN; the protein is encoded by the exons ATGCCTAACTTGTGGAcgtttttgtcgatttttttggTGTTCAGTAGTGTCTACG CCAACCATTGCACAATTAAGATACCGCAAGATGTGCCGCAGAAGACACCTATTATTTTGACGAATACTGGATTATTCAGACCTACTAGCGCAGAAACTAGATTTGAGGAGAATGACAAAATAACACTGCATTGTACAGGAAGCAACAATAAAGTGCTTGCTCTAAATGAAGCGATAGTAACATTGGAGTGTATAAATGGCAATTTTCGCTATATGGAATGGACGTTAAAAGATATGAAATGTGATTCGGTACCGACCTCTGAGCTATTGCCAAGAGGCGCTATTTGCGCTGCAGATGCTGGTGTATTTTATGAAGTGGGATTTAGCTTAGGCGTGAACTGGTAccccattttcaaaatttgcgtcAATCAAACCGACCAGCGCACGATCTACACAAGTCATTTGATTAATGTCTTTGAGCGAAATG ATCGAGCTAAGAAAGAATGCCGGCCATCTTATTTTAAAAGTGATGTTGTGGGAGGTAATCTGAATGTTTTATATACAAAGTTAACTCAACTAACACGCTTCGAAGCGCTTTTTGGTGCCAACCAAAAGTTCATCGATGCGGCCAGTTTCCTTGCACGCGGTCACATCGTACCAGTTGCggatttcattttttgttacgAACAGTATGCCACTTTCTATTATGCGAACGCTGCGCCCGAGTGGCAAGTCGTGAATTCCGGTAATTGGCGAAGTGTGGAGAACGCTGTGCGCGATATCGCCTCGAAGCAATCCTATTTGTTGGTATTCACCGGTACTTTAGGCGTATTAGAGTTACGAAATTCACCGACTGATCAGTATACTAACATATATTTGGACGAAAATCAAACTATTGCTGTGCCAAAATGGTTCTATAAGGTGGTGATGCATCCTAGTCTCGACGACGATATCGTCTTTATCACGCTGAATAATCCGTTTGACGATGAAAAAGAAGAGTTTTGCAACAATATTTGTAGCCGAGTTTGTAATAAGCATAAGTTGGACTGTTCCACATTTACGGATACTATCACAGGTTATACGTTTTGTTGTGAGTTAAAGGACTTTTGGGCCAATGCTGCTATGGGTGTTGGAACTCCATATTACGAACTACCAGTTGGCTGGAGTTATAAGAACTAA
- the LOC105226713 gene encoding uncharacterized protein LOC105226713 isoform X3 — translation MPNLWKFLSIFLVFSNVNANHCTIRIPEDVPQPAPVIFTNTGLFRPTSAVTTIREYDKITLLCTGRDNKVLALNQEIVILECRNGKFRSMGRPFAFKDMKCKSVPTSQLWQNGTICAEGAGVFYEVGVSLGRNWHPIFKICFNQRDQRTIYSRNLINGFVVKNRVRQDCRPSTFKSDGMNGNLNYLYTKATQRTRFEALFGANQNFINGVSFLARGHIAPFADFIFCYEQYATFYYANVAPEWQVVNAGNWVRVENAVRKIASSKQSDVLVFTGTLGVLQLRNPLTSRDTSIYLGVNQTIAVPKWFYKVVMHRSFAYDIVFITLNNPFARNAVREEFCNNICSRVCYQHKLDCSKFQDTNKGYTFCCELKDFWAKAIRVGRPYYELPDGWSYKN, via the exons ATGCCTAACTTGTGGAagtttttgtcgatttttttggTGTTCAGTAATGTTAACG ccAACCATTGCACAATTAGGATACCGGAGGATGTGCCGCAACCGGCACCTGTAATTTTTACGAATACTGGATTATTCAGACCTACTAGCGCAGTAACTACAATTAGAGAGTATGACAAAATAACACTGCTTTGTACTGGAAGGGACAATAAAGTGCTTGCTCTAAATCAAGAGATAGTAATATTGGAGTGTAGAAATGGTAAATTTCGCTCTATGGGAAGACCATTTGCGTTCAAAGATATGAAATGTAAATCGGTACCGACCTCTCAGCTATGGCAAAACGGCACTATTTGCGCTGAAGGCGCTGGTGTATTTTATGAAGTGGGAGTTAGCTTAGGTAGGAACTGGCAccccattttcaaaatttgcttcaATCAACGCGACCAGCGCACGATTTACTCACGTAATTTGATTAATGGCTTTGtggtaaaaa atCGAGTTAGGCAAGACTGCCGCCCATCTACTTTTAAAAGTGATGGTATGAATGGTAATctgaattatttatatacaaaggcAACTCAACGAACACGCTTCGAAGCGCTTTTTGGTGCCAACCAAAACTTCATCAATGGGGTCAGTTTCCTTGCACGCGGTCATATAGCACCATTTGCggatttcattttttgttacgAACAGTATGCCACTTTCTATTACGCGAACGTTGCGCCCGAGTGGCAGGTCGTGAATGCCGGTAATTGGGTACGCGTGGAGAACGCTGTGCGCAAGATCGCCTCTTCGAAGCAATCCGATGTATTGGTATTCACCGGTACCTTAGGCGTATTACAGTTGCGAAATCCACTGACTTCTCGGGATACTAGCATATATTTGGGTGTAAACCAAACGATTGCTGTGCCAAAATGGTTCTATAAGGTGGTGATGCATCGTAGTTTCGCGTATGATATCGTCTTTATCACGCTGAATAATCCATTTGCAAGAAATGCTGTAAGAGAGGagttttgtaacaatatttgtagCCGAGTTTGTTATCAGCATAAGTTGGATTGTTCCAAATTTCAAGATACTAACAAAGGTTATACGTTTTGTTGTGAGTTAAAGGACTTTTGGGCCAAAGCTATTCGTGTTGGAAGGCCATATTACGAACTACCAGATGGCTGgagttataaaaattaa
- the LOC105226713 gene encoding uncharacterized protein LOC105226713 isoform X4, producing the protein MPNLWKFLSIFLVFSNVNANHCTIRIPEDVPQPTPVIFTNTGLFRPTSAVTTFDKDDKITLLCTGRDNKVLALNQEIVQLECRNGRFLSMGRPFAFKNMKCKSVPTSQLWHNGTICAAGAGVFYEVGFSLGGNWHPIFKICFNQRDQRTIYSRNLINGFVVKNRVRQDCRPSTFKSDGMNGNLNYLYTKATQRTRFEALFGANQNFINGVSFLARGHIAPFADFIFCYEQYATFYYANVAPEWQVVNAGNWVRVENAVRKIASSKQSDVLVFTGTLGVLQLRNPLTSRDTSIYLGVNQTIAVPKWFYKVVMHRSFAYDIVFITLNNPFARNAVREEFCNNICSRVCYQHKLDCSKFQDTNKGYTFCCELKDFWAKAIRVGRPYYELPDGWSYKN; encoded by the exons ATGCCTAACTTGTGGAagtttttgtcgatttttttggTGTTCAGTAATGTTAACG CCAACCATTGCACAATTAGGATACCGGAGGATGTGCCGCAACCGACACCTGTAATTTTTACGAATACTGGATTATTCAGACCCACTAGCGCAGTAACTACATTTGACAAGGATGACAAAATAACACTGCTTTGTACAGGAAGGGACAATAAAGTGCTTGCTCTAAATCAAGAGATAGTACAATTGGAGTGTAGAAATGGTAGATTTCTCTCTATGGGAAGACCATTTGCgttcaaaaatatgaaatgtaaaTCGGTACCGACCTCTCAGCTATGGCACAACGGCACTATTTGCGCTGCAGGCGCTGGTGTATTTTATGAAGTGGGATTTAGCTTAGGCGGGAACTGGCAccccattttcaaaatttgcttcaATCAACGCGACCAGCGCACGATTTACTCACGTAATTTGATTAATGGCTTTGtggtaaaaa atCGAGTTAGGCAAGACTGCCGCCCATCTACTTTTAAAAGTGATGGTATGAATGGTAATctgaattatttatatacaaaggcAACTCAACGAACACGCTTCGAAGCGCTTTTTGGTGCCAACCAAAACTTCATCAATGGGGTCAGTTTCCTTGCACGCGGTCATATAGCACCATTTGCggatttcattttttgttacgAACAGTATGCCACTTTCTATTACGCGAACGTTGCGCCCGAGTGGCAGGTCGTGAATGCCGGTAATTGGGTACGCGTGGAGAACGCTGTGCGCAAGATCGCCTCTTCGAAGCAATCCGATGTATTGGTATTCACCGGTACCTTAGGCGTATTACAGTTGCGAAATCCACTGACTTCTCGGGATACTAGCATATATTTGGGTGTAAACCAAACGATTGCTGTGCCAAAATGGTTCTATAAGGTGGTGATGCATCGTAGTTTCGCGTATGATATCGTCTTTATCACGCTGAATAATCCATTTGCAAGAAATGCTGTAAGAGAGGagttttgtaacaatatttgtagCCGAGTTTGTTATCAGCATAAGTTGGATTGTTCCAAATTTCAAGATACTAACAAAGGTTATACGTTTTGTTGTGAGTTAAAGGACTTTTGGGCCAAAGCTATTCGTGTTGGAAGGCCATATTACGAACTACCAGATGGCTGgagttataaaaattaa
- the LOC105226713 gene encoding uncharacterized protein LOC105226713 isoform X1 — protein MPNLWKFLSIFLVFSNVNANNCTIEMPRDAPQPTPIILTRDGLFRPTSDVTTIREFDSITLLCTGRNNTVLALNKEIVPLECRNGKFLFMGRPFALKDMKCKSVPTSQLWQNGTSCAAGNGVFYEVGVSSKTTWHPIFKICFNQRDQRTVYSRNLINGYMQNVRAKRNCRPSSFKREGMSNNPDRLYQKENQRTRFEALFGANQNFISGVSFLARGHIAPFADFIFCYEQFATFYYANVAPEWQVVNAGNWVRVENAVRKIASSKQSDVLVFTGTLGVLQLRNPLTSRDTSIYLGVNQTIAVPKWFYKVVMHRSFAYDIVFITLNNPFARNAVREEFCNNICSRVCYQHKLDCSKFQDTNKGYTFCCELKDFWAKAIRVGRPYYELPDGWSYKN, from the exons ATGCCTAACTTGTGGAagtttttgtcgatttttttggTGTTCAGTAATGTTAACG CCAACAATTGCACAATTGAAATGCCGAGGGATGCGCCGCAACCGACACCTATTATTTTGACGAGAGACGGATTATTCAGACCTACAAGCGATGTAACTACAATTAGAGAGTTTGACTCTATAACACTGCTTTGTACTGGAAGGAACAATACAGTGCTTGCTCTTAATAAAGAGATAGTACCATTGGAGTGTAGAAATGGTAAATTTCTCTTTATGGGAAGACCATTTGCGCTCAAAGATATGAAATGTAAATCGGTACCGACCTCTCAGCTATGGCAAAACGGCACTTCTTGTGCTGCAGGCAATGGTGTATTTTATGAAGTTGGAGTTAGCTCCAAAACAACCTGGCAccccattttcaaaatttgcttcaATCAACGCGACCAACGCACAGTCTACTCACGTAATTTGATTAATGGCTATATgcaaaatg tTCGAGCGAAGCGTAATTGCCGCCCATCTTCTTTTAAACGTGAAGGTATGAGTAATAATCCTGATCGTTTATATCAAAAGGAAAATCAACGAACCCGCTTCGAAGCGCTTTTTGGTGCAAACCAAAACTTCATCAGTGGGGTCAGTTTCCTTGCACGCGGTCATATAGCACCATTTGCggatttcattttttgttacgAACAGTTTGCCACTTTTTATTACGCGAACGTTGCGCCCGAGTGGCAG GTCGTGAATGCCGGTAATTGGGTACGCGTGGAGAACGCTGTGCGCAAGATCGCCTCTTCGAAGCAATCCGATGTATTGGTATTCACCGGTACCTTAGGCGTATTACAGTTGCGAAATCCACTGACTTCTCGGGATACTAGCATATATTTGGGTGTAAACCAAACGATTGCTGTGCCAAAATGGTTCTATAAGGTGGTGATGCATCGTAGTTTCGCGTATGATATCGTCTTTATCACGCTGAATAATCCATTTGCAAGAAATGCTGTAAGAGAGGagttttgtaacaatatttgtagCCGAGTTTGTTATCAGCATAAGTTGGATTGTTCCAAATTTCAAGATACTAACAAAGGTTATACGTTTTGTTGTGAGTTAAAGGACTTTTGGGCCAAAGCTATTCGTGTTGGAAGGCCATATTACGAACTACCAGATGGCTGgagttataaaaattaa
- the LOC105226713 gene encoding uncharacterized protein LOC105226713 isoform X2 yields MHNLLQFLSIFLVCSSVYANHCTIRIPEDVPQPAPVIFTNTGLFRPTSAVTTIREYDKITLLCTGRDNKVLALNQEIVILECRNGKFRSMGRPFAFKDMKCKSVPTSQLWQNGTICAEGAGVFYEVGVSLGRNWHPIFKICFNQRDQRTIYSRNLINGFVVKNRVRQDCRPSTFKSDGMNGNLNYLYTKATQRTRFEALFGANQNFINGVSFLARGHIAPFADFIFCYEQYATFYYANVAPEWQVVNAGNWVRVENAVRKIASSKQSDVLVFTGTLGVLQLRNPLTSRDTSIYLGVNQTIAVPKWFYKVVMHRSFAYDIVFITLNNPFARNAVREEFCNNICSRVCYQHKLDCSKFQDTNKGYTFCCELKDFWAKAIRVGRPYYELPDGWSYKN; encoded by the exons ATGCATAACTTGTTGCagtttttgtcgatttttttggTGTGCAGTAGTGTTTACG ccAACCATTGCACAATTAGGATACCGGAGGATGTGCCGCAACCGGCACCTGTAATTTTTACGAATACTGGATTATTCAGACCTACTAGCGCAGTAACTACAATTAGAGAGTATGACAAAATAACACTGCTTTGTACTGGAAGGGACAATAAAGTGCTTGCTCTAAATCAAGAGATAGTAATATTGGAGTGTAGAAATGGTAAATTTCGCTCTATGGGAAGACCATTTGCGTTCAAAGATATGAAATGTAAATCGGTACCGACCTCTCAGCTATGGCAAAACGGCACTATTTGCGCTGAAGGCGCTGGTGTATTTTATGAAGTGGGAGTTAGCTTAGGTAGGAACTGGCAccccattttcaaaatttgcttcaATCAACGCGACCAGCGCACGATTTACTCACGTAATTTGATTAATGGCTTTGtggtaaaaa atCGAGTTAGGCAAGACTGCCGCCCATCTACTTTTAAAAGTGATGGTATGAATGGTAATctgaattatttatatacaaaggcAACTCAACGAACACGCTTCGAAGCGCTTTTTGGTGCCAACCAAAACTTCATCAATGGGGTCAGTTTCCTTGCACGCGGTCATATAGCACCATTTGCggatttcattttttgttacgAACAGTATGCCACTTTCTATTACGCGAACGTTGCGCCCGAGTGGCAGGTCGTGAATGCCGGTAATTGGGTACGCGTGGAGAACGCTGTGCGCAAGATCGCCTCTTCGAAGCAATCCGATGTATTGGTATTCACCGGTACCTTAGGCGTATTACAGTTGCGAAATCCACTGACTTCTCGGGATACTAGCATATATTTGGGTGTAAACCAAACGATTGCTGTGCCAAAATGGTTCTATAAGGTGGTGATGCATCGTAGTTTCGCGTATGATATCGTCTTTATCACGCTGAATAATCCATTTGCAAGAAATGCTGTAAGAGAGGagttttgtaacaatatttgtagCCGAGTTTGTTATCAGCATAAGTTGGATTGTTCCAAATTTCAAGATACTAACAAAGGTTATACGTTTTGTTGTGAGTTAAAGGACTTTTGGGCCAAAGCTATTCGTGTTGGAAGGCCATATTACGAACTACCAGATGGCTGgagttataaaaattaa